One stretch of Oncorhynchus gorbuscha isolate QuinsamMale2020 ecotype Even-year linkage group LG21, OgorEven_v1.0, whole genome shotgun sequence DNA includes these proteins:
- the LOC124008695 gene encoding filamin A-interacting protein 1-like isoform X1 gives MRSRSSSLEDTAKAKLAQHQARSQRGATEREGPQGRGAGRARHREPPDDTGTNTGTVQRKENEGSGSSGSGSASSNSRREKAAGGKTRDLSRDDLLFLLSMLEGELQARDEVITVLKAEKIDLALLEAQYGFVTPQKVLQALQRDTVQSKAETFQEDIYERPMAELDKLVEKQRETHRRMLEQLLLTEQSHKHALYKLDDEKRNHGDFMRKSDEFTNLLEQERERLKLLIDQEKAYQERKEEENNKKVTSLKEELTKLKSFALMVVDEQQRLSEQLTLQTAKVQELTASASHTQEELSSANAKVQEGEEKVFHLETELGNQASRFHQEQETMTAKLTSEDAQNRQLKQKLSTLSRQLDELEETNKTLRRAEDELQELRDKISRGECGNSSLMDEVEELRKRVLEMEGKDEELVRMEDQCRDLNKKLEKEASQSRSLKADVDKLNHRIMELEKLEDAFGKSKQECNALKCNLDKERTVSNVLSREMDILKARVKELEAVEGQLEKTELTLKEDLTKLKTLTVMLVDERKTMAEKLKAMEDKVHNSTGKLQAEQDKVTTVTEKLIEESKKALRSNAELEEKMCGATKDRDELKAKLQAEEEKSNDLQSKVTMMKKRLQSLEAAEREFLRNKAKEENIKAPIANRSQQEDYKVKDLTQEVERLRRKLKDMKVVEDDLLKTEDDFESMEKRYSRAQERAKALMEELEISRNELLKYQLAEKQESNQEHILYKRLKDEEAKSSHLTREVAALKEKIHEYMGTEENICRMKNDHSTLQRKLTLQEVKNKELSREMETLNRELERYRRFSKSLRPGMNGRRFSDLQVCTKEVQTDLADHLRPNYKSIAPLERAVVNGKLYEESDSGDDPNYNNELPLAQCNPSLFNNVNNLNNNIRRVPFLKTKESHNPVNGKVQVPRQNGNHVQQGDVFLTHSPGQPLHIKVTPDHGHNMAMLEITSPTAENTQSYTSTAVIPTSGGPPKQRITIIQNASISPTTRNKGQRSPSSDGSPCTPDRAISPFTMTTYSRAMTPDSSGSVTPDKAMSPIQIVSVTTGTPDRSLFTEPVEVMGGHAVFRVTPERQSSWQVQRSNSSGPNVITTEDNKIHIHLGSPFIQSLNTTPQPVSPCYSPGQEQRSPVLSNGTPVKGNSKITSSITIKPTSTPIKRPSQITIPLEAFRRPGPTRIPKPKAYSTKGTNSAVNPGQSNKGQPQTALSSEKTLQGTQSAANNLNVVNRPTRI, from the exons ATGCGTTCCCGTAGCAGCAGCCTAGAGGACACAGCAAAGGCCAAGCTGGCTCAGCACCAGGCACGATCACAGCGGGGGGCCACAGAACGTGAGGGGCCCCAGGGCAGGGGTGCAGGACGGGCCAGGCACAGGGAGCCCCCCGAtgacacaggcacaaacacaggCACTGTCCAGAGGAAGGAAAATGAGGGCAGTGGCAGCAGTGGGAGTGGCAGTGCCAGCAGTAACAGTCGGAGGGAGAAGGCAGCAGGCGGGAAGACCAGGGACCTCTCCAGAGACGACCTTCTGTTCCTTCTCTCCATGCTAGAAGGAGAACTGCAG GCCAGAGACGAGGTGATCACGGTGTTGAAGGCTGAGAAGATTGACTTGGCCCTCTTGGAGGCCCAGTATGGGTTCGTCACCCCACAGAAGGTCCTTCAGGCCCTGCAGAGAGACACCGTCCAGAGCAAGGCTGAGACCTTCCAGGAGGACATCTACGAGAGGCCCATGGCTGAG CTGGACAAGCTGgtggagaagcagagggagaCCCACCGTCGCATGCTGGAGCAGCTGCTGCTGACTGAGCAGTCCCACAAGCACGCCCTGTACAAGCTGGACGACGAGAAGAGGAACCATGGAGACTTCATGAGGAAGAGTGATGAGTTCACCAACCTGCTGGAGCAGGAACGAGAAAG ACTGAAGTTGCTCATTGACCAGGAAAAGGCCTATcaggaaaggaaagaggaggaaaacAACAAGAAGGTCACCAGCCTAAAGGAGGAGCTGACCAAGCTGAAGTCGTTTGCGTTGATGGTCGTGGACGAGCAGCAGCGCCTCTCAGAGCAATTGACCCTACAGACTGCTAAGGTCCAGGAACTGACCGCCAGCGCCTCCCACACCCAGGAAGAGCTGAGCTCTGCTAATGCAAAGGtgcaagagggggaggagaaagttTTTCACTTGGAGACAGAGCTAGGCAACCAAGCCAGTCGCTTTCACCAGGAACAGGAGACCATGACAGCCAAACTGACCAGCGAGGATGCCCAGAACCGGCAGCTCAAGCAGAAATTGTCCACACTTAGCCGGCAGCTGGAtgaactggaggagaccaacaagACCCTCCGGAGGGCCGAGGACGAGCTCCAGGAGCTGAGGGACAAGATCAGCCGCGGGGAATGTGGCAACTCCAGCCTCATGGATGAGGTGGAGGAGTTACGGAAAAGGGTTCTGGAGATGGAGGGGAAGGACGAGGAGCTGGTCAGAATGGAGGACCAGTGCAGGGACCTCAACAAGAAGCTGGAGAAGGAAGCCAGCCAAAGCCGTAGCCTGAAGGCTGATGTGGACAAGCTGAACCACAGGATCATGGAGCTGGAGAAACTAGAGGATGCGTTCGGCAAGAGCAAACAGGAGTGCAACGCTCTAAAGTGCAATCTGGACAAAGAGAGGACAGTGTCAAATGTTCTGTCCAGGGAGATGGACATCCTGAAAGCGAGGGTCAAAGAACTGGAGGCTGTGGAGGGTCAGCTGGAGAAGACAGAGCTTACACTAAAGGAAGACCTCACCAAGCTGAAGACGCTGACGGTCATGCTGGTGGATGAAAGGAAGACCATGGCTGAGAAACTGAAAGCGATGGAGGACAAGGTCCATAACAGCACTGGCAAACTTCAAGCTGAGCAGGACAAAGTCACAACAGTAACAGAGAAGCTTATTGAGGAGAGCAAGAAAGCCCTAAGGTCGAATGCTGAGCTTGAGGAGAAAATGTGTGGCGCCACCAAGGACAGGGATGAACTCAAGGCCAAGCTCCAAGCCGAGGAGGAAAAGAGCAACGACCTGCAGTCCAAAGTTACCATGATGAAGAAGAGGTTGCAGTCACTGGAAGCTGCAGAGAGGGAATTTCTGAGGAACAAAGCCAAAGAGGAAAACATCAAGGCGCCCATCGCCAACCGCTCCCAACAAGAGGACTACAAAGTCAAAGACCTTACGCAGGAAGTTGAGCGCCTGAGGCGAAAACTTAAAGATATGAAGGTTGTCGAAGATGACTTGTTGAAGACTGAGGATGACTTTGAGTCAATGGAGAAGAGATACTCCAGGGCACAAGAGCGAGCAAAGGCCTTGATGGAGGAGTTGGAAATATCCAGAAATGAGCTCTTAAAGTACCAACTGGCAGAGAAGCAAGAGTCCAACCAGGAGCACATCCTCTACAAGCGTCTGAAAGACGAAGAGGCCAAGTCCAGTCATCTGACCCGAGAGGTGGCGGCCCTAAAAGAGAAGATCCATGAATATATGGGCACAGAGGAAAACATCTGTCGCATGAAAAACGACCACTCCACCTTGCAAAGAAAACTGACTCTGCAAGAGGTGAAAAATAAAGAACTGTCCAGAGAGATGGAGACCCTCAATCGGGAGCTGGAGCGATACCGTCGCTTCAGCAAAAGTCTCCGCCCAGGCATGAACGGCAGACGTTTCTCAGACTTACAGGTGTGCACCAAGGAGGTACAGACAGATCTAGCAGACCACCTTCGACCCAACTACAAGAGCATCGCCCCACTGGAGCGGGCCGTGGTGAACGGAAAACTGTACGAAGAGAGTGACTCTGGGGACGATCCAAACTACAACAATGAGCTGCCCCTCGCCCAATGTAACCCCTCCCTCTTCAACAATGTCAACAACCTCAACAACAACATCAGGAGAGTTCCCTTTCTCAAAACCAAAGAAAGCCACAACCCAGTCAATGGCAAAGTGCAGGTTCCCAGACAGAATGGGAACCATGTGCAGCAAGGAGACGTGTTTCTGACACACAGCCCCGGGCAACCACTGCACATCAAGGTAACCCCAGACCACGGGCATAACATGGCCATGCTCGAAATAACCAGCCCCACCGCAGAAAACACCCAGTCATACACCAGCACTGCAGTCATCCCCACAAGCGGAGGTCCACCCAAACAAAGAATCACCATAATTCAGAACGCATCCATCTCCCCGACTACCAGAAACAAAGGTCAAAGGTCCCCCTCGTCAGATGGTTCCCCCTGCACTCCTGATCGAGCCATATCTCCCTTCACCATGACCACCTACTCTAGAGCGATGACCCCAGACTCCTCTGGGTCGGTCACTCCAGACAAGGCTATGTCACCCATCCAGATCGTGTCGGTCACAACAGGCACTCCTGACCGGTCCCTATTCACGGAGCCAGTAGAGGTCATGGGAGGTCATGCAGTCTTCAGGGTGACACCAGAGAGGCAGAGCAGCTGGCAGGTTCAGAGgtccaacagctccggccccaaCGTCATCACCACTGAGGACAACAAAATCCACATTCACTTAGGGAGCCCCTTCATTCAGAGCTTAAACACTACACCCCAGCCTGTGAGCCCATGCTACTCACCTGGGCAGGAGCAGAGATCTCCTGTATTATCCAATGGTACCCCTGTCAAAGGCAACAGCAAAATCACAAGTAGCATCACTATAAAGCCAACATCCACCCCAATCAAAAGGCCTTCACAAATTACA
- the LOC124008695 gene encoding filamin A-interacting protein 1-like isoform X2 produces the protein MVVDEQQRLSEQLTLQTAKVQELTASASHTQEELSSANAKVQEGEEKVFHLETELGNQASRFHQEQETMTAKLTSEDAQNRQLKQKLSTLSRQLDELEETNKTLRRAEDELQELRDKISRGECGNSSLMDEVEELRKRVLEMEGKDEELVRMEDQCRDLNKKLEKEASQSRSLKADVDKLNHRIMELEKLEDAFGKSKQECNALKCNLDKERTVSNVLSREMDILKARVKELEAVEGQLEKTELTLKEDLTKLKTLTVMLVDERKTMAEKLKAMEDKVHNSTGKLQAEQDKVTTVTEKLIEESKKALRSNAELEEKMCGATKDRDELKAKLQAEEEKSNDLQSKVTMMKKRLQSLEAAEREFLRNKAKEENIKAPIANRSQQEDYKVKDLTQEVERLRRKLKDMKVVEDDLLKTEDDFESMEKRYSRAQERAKALMEELEISRNELLKYQLAEKQESNQEHILYKRLKDEEAKSSHLTREVAALKEKIHEYMGTEENICRMKNDHSTLQRKLTLQEVKNKELSREMETLNRELERYRRFSKSLRPGMNGRRFSDLQVCTKEVQTDLADHLRPNYKSIAPLERAVVNGKLYEESDSGDDPNYNNELPLAQCNPSLFNNVNNLNNNIRRVPFLKTKESHNPVNGKVQVPRQNGNHVQQGDVFLTHSPGQPLHIKVTPDHGHNMAMLEITSPTAENTQSYTSTAVIPTSGGPPKQRITIIQNASISPTTRNKGQRSPSSDGSPCTPDRAISPFTMTTYSRAMTPDSSGSVTPDKAMSPIQIVSVTTGTPDRSLFTEPVEVMGGHAVFRVTPERQSSWQVQRSNSSGPNVITTEDNKIHIHLGSPFIQSLNTTPQPVSPCYSPGQEQRSPVLSNGTPVKGNSKITSSITIKPTSTPIKRPSQITIPLEAFRRPGPTRIPKPKAYSTKGTNSAVNPGQSNKGQPQTALSSEKTLQGTQSAANNLNVVNRPTRI, from the coding sequence ATGGTCGTGGACGAGCAGCAGCGCCTCTCAGAGCAATTGACCCTACAGACTGCTAAGGTCCAGGAACTGACCGCCAGCGCCTCCCACACCCAGGAAGAGCTGAGCTCTGCTAATGCAAAGGtgcaagagggggaggagaaagttTTTCACTTGGAGACAGAGCTAGGCAACCAAGCCAGTCGCTTTCACCAGGAACAGGAGACCATGACAGCCAAACTGACCAGCGAGGATGCCCAGAACCGGCAGCTCAAGCAGAAATTGTCCACACTTAGCCGGCAGCTGGAtgaactggaggagaccaacaagACCCTCCGGAGGGCCGAGGACGAGCTCCAGGAGCTGAGGGACAAGATCAGCCGCGGGGAATGTGGCAACTCCAGCCTCATGGATGAGGTGGAGGAGTTACGGAAAAGGGTTCTGGAGATGGAGGGGAAGGACGAGGAGCTGGTCAGAATGGAGGACCAGTGCAGGGACCTCAACAAGAAGCTGGAGAAGGAAGCCAGCCAAAGCCGTAGCCTGAAGGCTGATGTGGACAAGCTGAACCACAGGATCATGGAGCTGGAGAAACTAGAGGATGCGTTCGGCAAGAGCAAACAGGAGTGCAACGCTCTAAAGTGCAATCTGGACAAAGAGAGGACAGTGTCAAATGTTCTGTCCAGGGAGATGGACATCCTGAAAGCGAGGGTCAAAGAACTGGAGGCTGTGGAGGGTCAGCTGGAGAAGACAGAGCTTACACTAAAGGAAGACCTCACCAAGCTGAAGACGCTGACGGTCATGCTGGTGGATGAAAGGAAGACCATGGCTGAGAAACTGAAAGCGATGGAGGACAAGGTCCATAACAGCACTGGCAAACTTCAAGCTGAGCAGGACAAAGTCACAACAGTAACAGAGAAGCTTATTGAGGAGAGCAAGAAAGCCCTAAGGTCGAATGCTGAGCTTGAGGAGAAAATGTGTGGCGCCACCAAGGACAGGGATGAACTCAAGGCCAAGCTCCAAGCCGAGGAGGAAAAGAGCAACGACCTGCAGTCCAAAGTTACCATGATGAAGAAGAGGTTGCAGTCACTGGAAGCTGCAGAGAGGGAATTTCTGAGGAACAAAGCCAAAGAGGAAAACATCAAGGCGCCCATCGCCAACCGCTCCCAACAAGAGGACTACAAAGTCAAAGACCTTACGCAGGAAGTTGAGCGCCTGAGGCGAAAACTTAAAGATATGAAGGTTGTCGAAGATGACTTGTTGAAGACTGAGGATGACTTTGAGTCAATGGAGAAGAGATACTCCAGGGCACAAGAGCGAGCAAAGGCCTTGATGGAGGAGTTGGAAATATCCAGAAATGAGCTCTTAAAGTACCAACTGGCAGAGAAGCAAGAGTCCAACCAGGAGCACATCCTCTACAAGCGTCTGAAAGACGAAGAGGCCAAGTCCAGTCATCTGACCCGAGAGGTGGCGGCCCTAAAAGAGAAGATCCATGAATATATGGGCACAGAGGAAAACATCTGTCGCATGAAAAACGACCACTCCACCTTGCAAAGAAAACTGACTCTGCAAGAGGTGAAAAATAAAGAACTGTCCAGAGAGATGGAGACCCTCAATCGGGAGCTGGAGCGATACCGTCGCTTCAGCAAAAGTCTCCGCCCAGGCATGAACGGCAGACGTTTCTCAGACTTACAGGTGTGCACCAAGGAGGTACAGACAGATCTAGCAGACCACCTTCGACCCAACTACAAGAGCATCGCCCCACTGGAGCGGGCCGTGGTGAACGGAAAACTGTACGAAGAGAGTGACTCTGGGGACGATCCAAACTACAACAATGAGCTGCCCCTCGCCCAATGTAACCCCTCCCTCTTCAACAATGTCAACAACCTCAACAACAACATCAGGAGAGTTCCCTTTCTCAAAACCAAAGAAAGCCACAACCCAGTCAATGGCAAAGTGCAGGTTCCCAGACAGAATGGGAACCATGTGCAGCAAGGAGACGTGTTTCTGACACACAGCCCCGGGCAACCACTGCACATCAAGGTAACCCCAGACCACGGGCATAACATGGCCATGCTCGAAATAACCAGCCCCACCGCAGAAAACACCCAGTCATACACCAGCACTGCAGTCATCCCCACAAGCGGAGGTCCACCCAAACAAAGAATCACCATAATTCAGAACGCATCCATCTCCCCGACTACCAGAAACAAAGGTCAAAGGTCCCCCTCGTCAGATGGTTCCCCCTGCACTCCTGATCGAGCCATATCTCCCTTCACCATGACCACCTACTCTAGAGCGATGACCCCAGACTCCTCTGGGTCGGTCACTCCAGACAAGGCTATGTCACCCATCCAGATCGTGTCGGTCACAACAGGCACTCCTGACCGGTCCCTATTCACGGAGCCAGTAGAGGTCATGGGAGGTCATGCAGTCTTCAGGGTGACACCAGAGAGGCAGAGCAGCTGGCAGGTTCAGAGgtccaacagctccggccccaaCGTCATCACCACTGAGGACAACAAAATCCACATTCACTTAGGGAGCCCCTTCATTCAGAGCTTAAACACTACACCCCAGCCTGTGAGCCCATGCTACTCACCTGGGCAGGAGCAGAGATCTCCTGTATTATCCAATGGTACCCCTGTCAAAGGCAACAGCAAAATCACAAGTAGCATCACTATAAAGCCAACATCCACCCCAATCAAAAGGCCTTCACAAATTACA